The following proteins come from a genomic window of Elgaria multicarinata webbii isolate HBS135686 ecotype San Diego chromosome 10, rElgMul1.1.pri, whole genome shotgun sequence:
- the INTU gene encoding protein inturned isoform X2 has translation MFRARKQSIPRPVTRNLEDLDSVQSILLHSDLEPEWLDSVQKNGELFYLELSEDEEETVLRDSSLDVPVVNRVRFCENEAEVIYEGSQKDRKSERRLERFAKILKNKKLLLKHLGKKKASSKCDVHASGPASILKHPSSQKMGDVVQQRYKEVCIYVNPKRLSNVETGEQLKLLESLIGIAHQSPWRKAEKQRHSIESRSTDEEKLVVHGLIPGSSAIKSGQILIGDVLVAVNDVDVNSENIERVLSCIPSPMQVKLTFETSLFEPTETPQQKCKQTEHCMNNLLKLLWEDHNNDPQFSIQSIPHIIMYLSLKLDSDSSKDEQEIIYQYPTSEASQKMKSVRGIFLTLCDILENMTGAHIISSSMFLCGKLIHVAYWKESDKLLVIGLPAERVPLSQLRNMTADVVRTLTFMYSSLDSAFCQVGNVSRLDHFFSLFFQQALQPARFNSSASPSSQHYDNCSALLLYNFPGVQQLLLPQEIKVEIDTALSDLEAADFAELSEDYYDMRRLYTILGSCLFYKGYLISSHLPKEDLIDIALYSRHYCLLPLAAKQRIGQLVIWREVFPQYHLQECKTSCDGYREPKARYFLLIVGLRHFMLSVLLEAGGCSSRATGNPGPDCIYVDQVKATILQLDGIDLSLDERLESPSTPLVSCVDWFLPSSHDKLESLANLSLLNKLHHTPNAITSPASKKVAFSNSSLRTRRCSPLRNSGGSDNSSDGPEGGSGNFNPYPTQSKAPGGFDGSNTPLKITKKKNILPNPFNLGTLKKNLSDKEAELYNVMKLTSGPENTLFHYISLETMHGIFITPTHAEVAQLSGTIHPQLIKNFYRCCLSIRSIFQQTMMREIKKSGSSSESRKVNSGLHQVKEHGVLFECSPANWTDQKKPPPTIMYWVVGRCFLDPKPREFYVCFHDSVTEVAVEMAFKLSFGLAL, from the exons ATGTTCCGCGCTCGCAAGCAGAGCATCCCCAGACCTGTCACCAGGAACTTGGAGGATCTGGATTCGGTTCAGAGCATCCTGCTGCACAG TGACCTCGAACCTGAATGGTTGGATAGTGTACAAAAAAATGGAGAGTTGTTCTATCTAGAATTGAGTGAAGATGAGGAAGAAACCGTCCTTCGTGACAGCTCTCTAGATGTGCCTGTGGTCAACCGTGTCAGGTTTTGTGAAAATGAAGCTGAGGTTATTTATGAGGGATCTCAAAAAGATCGAAAGAGCGAACGCAGATTGGAAAGGTTcgctaaaattttaaaaaataaaaaacttttaTTGAAGCATTTGGGTAAGAAGAAAGCAAGTAGTAAATGTGATGTCCATGCCTCTGGTCCAGCATCCATATTGAAACACCCTTCCAGTCAgaagatgggagatgtagtccagcagCGATACAAAGAAGTCTGCATTTATGTAAATCCGAAGAGGCTGTCAAATGTTGAGACAGGGGAGCAACTCAAGCTTCTGGAGTCATTAATAGGGATTGCCCATCAATCTCCATGGAGAAAAGCTGAAAAACAGAGACACAGTATTGAGTCTCGAAGCACTGATGAAGAGAAACTTGTAGTGCATGGTTTGATTCCAGGCAGCTCAGCAATAAAATCTGGTCAGATCTTGATTG GAGATGTCCTTGTTGCAGTAAATGATGTTGATGTAAATTCTGAAAATATAGAAAGGGTTTTGTCTTGCATTCCAAGTCCTATGCAG GTGAAGCTTACATTTGAAACATCACTGTTTGAGCCAACAGAAACACCTCAACAAAAGTGTAAGCAGACAGAACATTGTATGAATAACCTGCTCAAATTGCTATGGGAAGACCATAACAATGACCCACAATTCTCTATCCAAAGTATTCCACATATTATTATGTACCTGTCACTCAAATTGGATTCTGATTCATCTAAGGATGAG CAAGAAATTATTTACCAATACCCCACATCAGAAGCTTCCCAAAAAATGAAAAGCGTAAGAGGAATATTTCTCACACTGTGTGACATATTGGAAAACATGACAGGAGCTCATATCATCAG TTCATCAATGTTTTTATGTGGAAAACTGATCCATGTGGCTTACTGGAAGGAATCTGACAAACTCCTTGTAATTGGCCTCCCAGCTGAAAG GGTGCCTCTCTCTCAGCTGAGGAACATGACTGCAGATGTTGTCCGAACTTTGACATTCATGTACAGCTCTCTGGACAG TGCTTTTTGTCAAGTTGGAAACGTTTCTCGGTTGGATCACTTTTTCAGCCTGTTCTTCCAGCAAGCCCTTCAGCCAGCTAGGTTCAACTCAAGTGCCAGCCCAAGTTCCCAACACTATGATAACTGCAGTGCATTACTTTTATACAACTTTCCAGGAGTGCAACAGCTCTTGCTGCCACAGGAAATCAAG GTAGAAATTGATACAGCTCTCAGTGATTTGGAGGCAGCAGACTTTGCAGAACTA tctGAAGATTACTACGACATGAGGCGACTGTATACAATTTTGGGCTCATGTCTCTTCTACAAG GGATATCTAATTAGTAGTCACTTGCCAAAGGAGGATCTCATTGATATTGCATTATATAGCAGGCATTATTGCCTCTTGCCCTTGGCAGCCAAACAACGAATTGGTCAGTTAGTAATATGGCGAGAAGTGTTTCCACAATATCATCTTCAGGAATGTAAAACATCTTGTGACGGATACAGAGAACCCAAAGCAAGATACTTTTTGCTCATTGTTGGTTTG AGACACTTTATGTTGAGTGTCTTGCTAGAAGCAGGAGGCTGTTCTTCCAGAGCTACTGGAAATCCAGGGCCAGACTGCATATATGTGGATCAGGTCAAAGCAACTATCCTTCAGTTGGACGGTATCGATCTCAGCCTAGATGAGAGACTAGAATCGCCCTCGACTCCACTGGTGTCCTGTGTAGACTGGTTCCTCCCTTCATCACATGACAAACTGGAGAGCTTGGCCAACTTGTCTCTTCTCAACAAACTGCATCATACACCAAACGCCATAACTTCTCCAGCTAGTAAAAAAGTGGCTTTTAGCAATTCTTCCTTAAGGACACGTAGGTGTAGTCCCTTAAGGAATAGTGGGGGTTCTGACAACAGTAGTGATGGTCCTGAAGGAGGAAGTGGGAACTTTAATCCATATCCTACACAATCCAAAGCTCCTGGTGGGTTTGATGGAAGCAATACTCCCTTGAAG aTCACTAAAAAGAAGAATATTCTTCCAAACCCATTTAATTTAGGAACCCTGAAAAAGAATCTTTCAGATAAGGAAGCCGAACTATATAATGTTATGAA GCTGACATCTGGTCCTGAGAACACCCTCTTCCACTATATTTCTCTAGAGACAATGCATGGAATTTTTATCACACCAACGCATGCTGAAGTAGCACAGCTTAGTGGAACAATCCATCCCCAGCTCATCAAGAATTTCTATCGCTGTTGTCTTTCCATCCGTTCCATTTTCCAGCAAACCATGATGAGAGAA ATTAAAAAGAGCGGGAGTAGTTCAGAATCCAGAAAAGTAAATTCTGGCCTACATCAAGTGAAAGAACATGGTGTGTTGTTTGAATGTTCTCCTGCCAATTGGACTGACCAAAAGAAACCCCCACCAACTATAATGTATTGGGTTGTAGG GAGATGCTTCCTAGATCCAAAGCCTCGGGAGTTTTATGTCTGTTTCCATGACTCAGTCACAGAGGTTGCTGTTGAAATGGCTTTTAAGCTATCCTTTGGCTTAGCTCTGTAA
- the INTU gene encoding protein inturned isoform X1 — MEERSSLSEVVRQPLPEEYDGSEGSTSTESGGSRSASLSGSSDDLEPEWLDSVQKNGELFYLELSEDEEETVLRDSSLDVPVVNRVRFCENEAEVIYEGSQKDRKSERRLERFAKILKNKKLLLKHLGKKKASSKCDVHASGPASILKHPSSQKMGDVVQQRYKEVCIYVNPKRLSNVETGEQLKLLESLIGIAHQSPWRKAEKQRHSIESRSTDEEKLVVHGLIPGSSAIKSGQILIGDVLVAVNDVDVNSENIERVLSCIPSPMQVKLTFETSLFEPTETPQQKCKQTEHCMNNLLKLLWEDHNNDPQFSIQSIPHIIMYLSLKLDSDSSKDEQEIIYQYPTSEASQKMKSVRGIFLTLCDILENMTGAHIISSSMFLCGKLIHVAYWKESDKLLVIGLPAERVPLSQLRNMTADVVRTLTFMYSSLDSAFCQVGNVSRLDHFFSLFFQQALQPARFNSSASPSSQHYDNCSALLLYNFPGVQQLLLPQEIKVEIDTALSDLEAADFAELSEDYYDMRRLYTILGSCLFYKGYLISSHLPKEDLIDIALYSRHYCLLPLAAKQRIGQLVIWREVFPQYHLQECKTSCDGYREPKARYFLLIVGLRHFMLSVLLEAGGCSSRATGNPGPDCIYVDQVKATILQLDGIDLSLDERLESPSTPLVSCVDWFLPSSHDKLESLANLSLLNKLHHTPNAITSPASKKVAFSNSSLRTRRCSPLRNSGGSDNSSDGPEGGSGNFNPYPTQSKAPGGFDGSNTPLKITKKKNILPNPFNLGTLKKNLSDKEAELYNVMKLTSGPENTLFHYISLETMHGIFITPTHAEVAQLSGTIHPQLIKNFYRCCLSIRSIFQQTMMREIKKSGSSSESRKVNSGLHQVKEHGVLFECSPANWTDQKKPPPTIMYWVVGRCFLDPKPREFYVCFHDSVTEVAVEMAFKLSFGLAL; from the exons ATGGAGGAGCGGTCGTCGCTTTCCGAGGTTGTTCGACAGCCGCTGCCTGAGGAATATGACGGCTCTGAAGGCAGTACTTCGACGGAGAGCGGCGGTTCGCGTTCTGCGTCTCTATCCGGGAGCTCCGA TGACCTCGAACCTGAATGGTTGGATAGTGTACAAAAAAATGGAGAGTTGTTCTATCTAGAATTGAGTGAAGATGAGGAAGAAACCGTCCTTCGTGACAGCTCTCTAGATGTGCCTGTGGTCAACCGTGTCAGGTTTTGTGAAAATGAAGCTGAGGTTATTTATGAGGGATCTCAAAAAGATCGAAAGAGCGAACGCAGATTGGAAAGGTTcgctaaaattttaaaaaataaaaaacttttaTTGAAGCATTTGGGTAAGAAGAAAGCAAGTAGTAAATGTGATGTCCATGCCTCTGGTCCAGCATCCATATTGAAACACCCTTCCAGTCAgaagatgggagatgtagtccagcagCGATACAAAGAAGTCTGCATTTATGTAAATCCGAAGAGGCTGTCAAATGTTGAGACAGGGGAGCAACTCAAGCTTCTGGAGTCATTAATAGGGATTGCCCATCAATCTCCATGGAGAAAAGCTGAAAAACAGAGACACAGTATTGAGTCTCGAAGCACTGATGAAGAGAAACTTGTAGTGCATGGTTTGATTCCAGGCAGCTCAGCAATAAAATCTGGTCAGATCTTGATTG GAGATGTCCTTGTTGCAGTAAATGATGTTGATGTAAATTCTGAAAATATAGAAAGGGTTTTGTCTTGCATTCCAAGTCCTATGCAG GTGAAGCTTACATTTGAAACATCACTGTTTGAGCCAACAGAAACACCTCAACAAAAGTGTAAGCAGACAGAACATTGTATGAATAACCTGCTCAAATTGCTATGGGAAGACCATAACAATGACCCACAATTCTCTATCCAAAGTATTCCACATATTATTATGTACCTGTCACTCAAATTGGATTCTGATTCATCTAAGGATGAG CAAGAAATTATTTACCAATACCCCACATCAGAAGCTTCCCAAAAAATGAAAAGCGTAAGAGGAATATTTCTCACACTGTGTGACATATTGGAAAACATGACAGGAGCTCATATCATCAG TTCATCAATGTTTTTATGTGGAAAACTGATCCATGTGGCTTACTGGAAGGAATCTGACAAACTCCTTGTAATTGGCCTCCCAGCTGAAAG GGTGCCTCTCTCTCAGCTGAGGAACATGACTGCAGATGTTGTCCGAACTTTGACATTCATGTACAGCTCTCTGGACAG TGCTTTTTGTCAAGTTGGAAACGTTTCTCGGTTGGATCACTTTTTCAGCCTGTTCTTCCAGCAAGCCCTTCAGCCAGCTAGGTTCAACTCAAGTGCCAGCCCAAGTTCCCAACACTATGATAACTGCAGTGCATTACTTTTATACAACTTTCCAGGAGTGCAACAGCTCTTGCTGCCACAGGAAATCAAG GTAGAAATTGATACAGCTCTCAGTGATTTGGAGGCAGCAGACTTTGCAGAACTA tctGAAGATTACTACGACATGAGGCGACTGTATACAATTTTGGGCTCATGTCTCTTCTACAAG GGATATCTAATTAGTAGTCACTTGCCAAAGGAGGATCTCATTGATATTGCATTATATAGCAGGCATTATTGCCTCTTGCCCTTGGCAGCCAAACAACGAATTGGTCAGTTAGTAATATGGCGAGAAGTGTTTCCACAATATCATCTTCAGGAATGTAAAACATCTTGTGACGGATACAGAGAACCCAAAGCAAGATACTTTTTGCTCATTGTTGGTTTG AGACACTTTATGTTGAGTGTCTTGCTAGAAGCAGGAGGCTGTTCTTCCAGAGCTACTGGAAATCCAGGGCCAGACTGCATATATGTGGATCAGGTCAAAGCAACTATCCTTCAGTTGGACGGTATCGATCTCAGCCTAGATGAGAGACTAGAATCGCCCTCGACTCCACTGGTGTCCTGTGTAGACTGGTTCCTCCCTTCATCACATGACAAACTGGAGAGCTTGGCCAACTTGTCTCTTCTCAACAAACTGCATCATACACCAAACGCCATAACTTCTCCAGCTAGTAAAAAAGTGGCTTTTAGCAATTCTTCCTTAAGGACACGTAGGTGTAGTCCCTTAAGGAATAGTGGGGGTTCTGACAACAGTAGTGATGGTCCTGAAGGAGGAAGTGGGAACTTTAATCCATATCCTACACAATCCAAAGCTCCTGGTGGGTTTGATGGAAGCAATACTCCCTTGAAG aTCACTAAAAAGAAGAATATTCTTCCAAACCCATTTAATTTAGGAACCCTGAAAAAGAATCTTTCAGATAAGGAAGCCGAACTATATAATGTTATGAA GCTGACATCTGGTCCTGAGAACACCCTCTTCCACTATATTTCTCTAGAGACAATGCATGGAATTTTTATCACACCAACGCATGCTGAAGTAGCACAGCTTAGTGGAACAATCCATCCCCAGCTCATCAAGAATTTCTATCGCTGTTGTCTTTCCATCCGTTCCATTTTCCAGCAAACCATGATGAGAGAA ATTAAAAAGAGCGGGAGTAGTTCAGAATCCAGAAAAGTAAATTCTGGCCTACATCAAGTGAAAGAACATGGTGTGTTGTTTGAATGTTCTCCTGCCAATTGGACTGACCAAAAGAAACCCCCACCAACTATAATGTATTGGGTTGTAGG GAGATGCTTCCTAGATCCAAAGCCTCGGGAGTTTTATGTCTGTTTCCATGACTCAGTCACAGAGGTTGCTGTTGAAATGGCTTTTAAGCTATCCTTTGGCTTAGCTCTGTAA